A single genomic interval of Syntrophaceae bacterium harbors:
- a CDS encoding CBS domain-containing protein, with translation MFVGRRMSRSVVTVSPDASVLQVRNLLREKNINQVPVVEGRRVVGIITDGDIRKNSASPASTLSVHELNYLLSEMRAGDIMTRNPVTVGPETPIEEAALILNRRRIGCLPVVRDAELIGIITTCDMLNVLLEVMGMGTESARIELTLPSDMGEMGRIAEIVRGLGLSIISMVSTVNRADPATRFAVIRVNAVDARELCAALRGAGYKVTTKYEDP, from the coding sequence ATGTTCGTCGGGCGGCGCATGTCGCGAAGCGTCGTGACGGTGAGTCCGGACGCAAGCGTCCTCCAGGTCCGCAACCTCCTGCGCGAGAAGAACATCAACCAGGTCCCCGTGGTCGAGGGACGGCGCGTCGTGGGGATCATCACCGACGGCGACATCCGCAAGAACTCGGCGTCCCCGGCGAGCACCCTCTCCGTGCACGAGCTCAACTACCTGCTCTCGGAGATGAGGGCGGGCGACATCATGACGCGCAACCCCGTCACGGTGGGCCCGGAGACGCCGATCGAGGAAGCCGCGCTGATCCTCAACCGGCGCCGGATCGGCTGCCTGCCCGTCGTCCGGGACGCCGAGCTCATCGGCATCATCACGACATGCGACATGCTCAATGTCCTGCTCGAGGTCATGGGCATGGGCACGGAGAGCGCGCGGATCGAGCTGACGCTGCCCAGCGACATGGGTGAGATGGGCCGCATCGCGGAGATCGTCCGGGGGCTGGGGCTCTCGATCATCTCCATGGTCTCCACCGTCAACCGTGCCGATCCGGCCACGCGCTTCGCCGTGATCCGGGTGAACGCCGTTGACGCCCGCGAACTCTGCGCGGCGCTGCGCGGTGCGGGATACAAGGTCACGACGAAGTACGAGGACCCTTGA
- the fdhF gene encoding formate dehydrogenase subunit alpha, which produces METQFSMFINGKECRATAGQTILDVARKNGIFIPTLCYFPATTLVGACRVCVVEQEGARNLVASCSMPASPGMVIRTDTPRVTEARKMIVEMLWASGDHNCLQCEANGECELQDLVYRFGIEKPRFEITPPGYPVDSSNSMIFRDLNKCVLCGRCIRACNEIQVNEVLDFSLRGSRMKVGPAFDADYIESSCVFCGECMQDCPTGAIINRQGRFQGRPWELEKVRTTCTYCGVGCQLELNVINGKVVKTTADRGHGAPNWGSLCVKGRFANEFIHSPDRLTTPLIRRNGKLERASWDEALDFIAGRLKDIKAKHGPDAIGGLASARVTNEDNYIFQKFMRAAVGTNNVDHCARLUHSSTVAGLAASFGSGAMTNSIEEIEQADVILVTGSNTTENHPIVGMYVKRAVRRHGARLIVIEPREIPLAKYSTLFLRPKPGTDVAWINGMMHVIITEGLYAKEYVEKRTEGFEEVRKVVMKYTPEHVESITGIPAGQLRDAARMYAAAPKATILYAMGITQHKTGTDNVRSLANLAMLCGKVGYESCGINPLRGQNNVQGACDMGCLPNVFPAYQNVGADEARARFEEAWGAKLSPKPGLTVVEMSRAAGEGRLKALYCMGENMMLSDPDLHHLEESLRKLDLFVVQDIFLTETAELAHVVLPSACFAEKGGTFTNTERRVQRVRKAVEPPGEARTDWEIIADLSTRMGYPMRYGKPRDVWDEIRRVTPSYAGITYERISRQGIQWPCPNTDHPGTKYLHRDRFTRGLGAFAPIEFVPPDEVPDPDYPLYLTTGRVLYHYHTGTMTRRSRGANERFPESLAEINPKDAAKFGIADGSRVKVSSRRGAVEVKAAVTDRAPEGTIFMNFHFRESPVNRLTNPALDPVCKIPELKVCACRIEAV; this is translated from the coding sequence ATGGAAACCCAGTTCAGCATGTTCATCAACGGCAAGGAGTGCCGGGCAACCGCCGGGCAGACCATTCTCGATGTAGCCAGAAAGAACGGGATCTTCATCCCCACGCTCTGCTACTTCCCCGCCACGACCCTCGTGGGCGCCTGCCGCGTCTGCGTCGTCGAGCAGGAGGGCGCGAGAAACCTCGTGGCTTCCTGCTCCATGCCGGCCAGCCCCGGCATGGTGATCCGGACCGACACCCCGCGGGTCACCGAAGCCCGGAAGATGATCGTGGAGATGCTCTGGGCCTCGGGCGACCACAACTGCCTGCAGTGCGAGGCGAACGGCGAGTGCGAGCTGCAGGACCTCGTCTACCGGTTCGGCATCGAGAAACCCCGCTTCGAGATCACCCCGCCCGGTTACCCCGTGGACAGTTCCAACTCGATGATCTTCCGCGACCTCAACAAGTGCGTGCTCTGCGGGCGCTGCATCCGGGCCTGCAACGAGATCCAGGTCAACGAGGTGCTCGACTTCTCCCTGCGCGGAAGCCGCATGAAGGTCGGGCCCGCCTTCGACGCGGACTACATCGAGTCCTCCTGCGTCTTCTGCGGCGAGTGCATGCAGGACTGCCCCACGGGGGCGATCATCAACAGGCAGGGCCGCTTCCAGGGGCGCCCTTGGGAGCTCGAAAAGGTCCGCACCACCTGCACGTACTGCGGCGTGGGCTGCCAGCTGGAACTCAACGTCATCAACGGCAAGGTCGTCAAGACCACCGCGGACCGGGGCCACGGCGCCCCCAACTGGGGCAGCCTCTGCGTGAAGGGCCGCTTCGCCAACGAGTTCATCCACAGCCCCGACCGGCTGACGACTCCTCTGATCCGCCGGAACGGAAAGCTCGAGCGGGCCTCCTGGGACGAGGCGCTCGACTTCATCGCCGGCAGGCTGAAGGACATCAAGGCCAAGCACGGCCCGGACGCCATCGGGGGGCTCGCCTCGGCCCGCGTCACCAACGAGGACAACTACATCTTCCAGAAGTTCATGCGGGCGGCGGTCGGCACCAACAACGTCGATCACTGCGCGCGGCTCTGACACAGCTCCACGGTGGCCGGTCTGGCCGCCTCCTTCGGCAGCGGAGCCATGACGAATTCCATCGAGGAGATCGAGCAGGCCGACGTGATCCTCGTGACGGGGTCCAACACGACGGAGAACCACCCCATCGTGGGGATGTACGTCAAGCGGGCCGTCCGCAGGCACGGCGCCCGGCTCATCGTCATCGAGCCCCGCGAGATCCCGCTGGCAAAGTACTCCACCCTGTTCCTGCGGCCCAAACCGGGCACGGACGTGGCCTGGATCAACGGCATGATGCACGTCATCATCACCGAGGGCCTCTACGCCAAGGAGTATGTGGAGAAGCGCACGGAGGGCTTCGAGGAGGTCCGCAAGGTCGTGATGAAGTACACGCCGGAGCACGTCGAGTCCATCACGGGGATCCCGGCCGGCCAGCTCAGGGACGCCGCCCGGATGTACGCCGCGGCCCCGAAGGCGACCATCCTCTACGCCATGGGCATCACCCAGCACAAGACAGGCACCGACAACGTCCGCTCGCTGGCCAACCTCGCCATGCTCTGCGGCAAGGTGGGCTACGAGTCCTGCGGCATCAACCCCCTGCGCGGCCAGAACAACGTCCAGGGCGCCTGCGACATGGGCTGCCTGCCCAATGTCTTCCCCGCCTACCAGAACGTGGGCGCCGACGAGGCGAGGGCGAGGTTCGAGGAAGCCTGGGGCGCAAAGCTTTCGCCCAAGCCGGGGCTCACCGTCGTCGAGATGTCCCGGGCGGCCGGCGAGGGCAGGCTCAAGGCCCTGTACTGCATGGGCGAGAACATGATGCTCTCCGACCCGGACCTTCACCACCTGGAGGAGTCGCTCAGGAAGCTCGATCTCTTCGTCGTCCAGGACATCTTCCTGACGGAGACGGCGGAGCTGGCCCACGTGGTCCTGCCCTCGGCCTGCTTCGCCGAGAAGGGGGGCACCTTCACGAACACGGAGCGGCGCGTGCAGCGCGTCCGCAAGGCCGTCGAGCCGCCCGGGGAGGCGCGCACCGACTGGGAGATCATCGCCGACCTCTCGACCCGGATGGGATACCCCATGCGGTACGGCAAGCCCCGCGACGTCTGGGACGAGATCCGCCGGGTCACGCCCAGCTACGCCGGGATCACCTACGAGCGCATCAGCCGCCAGGGCATCCAGTGGCCCTGCCCCAACACCGACCACCCGGGGACGAAGTACCTGCACCGCGACCGCTTCACGCGCGGCCTCGGGGCCTTCGCGCCCATCGAGTTCGTCCCGCCCGACGAGGTGCCCGACCCGGACTACCCGCTGTACCTCACGACGGGGCGCGTGCTGTACCACTACCACACGGGCACGATGACCCGCCGCTCGCGGGGCGCCAACGAGCGCTTCCCCGAGAGCCTCGCGGAGATCAACCCCAAGGACGCGGCGAAGTTCGGGATCGCCGACGGCAGCCGGGTGAAGGTCAGCTCGCGGCGCGGCGCCGTCGAGGTGAAGGCCGCGGTGACGGACCGGGCCCCCGAGGGGACGATCTTCATGAACTTCCACTTCCGGGAGTCGCCCGTCAACAGGCTCACGAACCCGGCCCTCGACCCGGTCTGCAAGATCCCGGAGCTGAAGGTCTGCGCGTGCAGGATCGAGGCGGTATGA
- a CDS encoding purine/pyrimidine permease gives MDLRYGLDDRPPPLERVLLGLQWFAIAVPSIIIIGKIICTVGPAGACDPIVYLQKMFFVAALFMLVQIFRGHGLPLIVGPSTVILIGILSSPGARPQALHTAILLGGLLLAILAWTGLFGKIRELFTRRVVAVVLLLIAFTLTPTIIRLITGGGAEPRASILFAFVMSLAMLVLYRLLGGVWRSTLILTATVAGTVAWHFLFPAAAAGGPAAPAALLSSFFRGFTTELAFDPGLLAAFLVCFLALAVNDIGSIESMSVFVSGGDRGGRLRRGILVTGLTNMAAGFLGIVGQVNYSLSPGVVASSRCLSRHALVPAALLMLAVAFSPAAISVMEAVPPVVVGSAMLYILCAQMAAGIMMLTEGEGAGGLNGGLVVGIPLLVAVVVAFLPAGIVEAWPPVIRPVAGNSFVMGVLAVLFLEHGLFRADGKPGAPGERKGGRT, from the coding sequence ATGGACCTCCGCTACGGACTCGACGACCGTCCTCCGCCCCTGGAGCGGGTCCTCCTGGGCCTGCAGTGGTTCGCCATCGCCGTCCCCTCCATCATCATCATCGGCAAGATCATCTGCACCGTCGGGCCCGCCGGTGCCTGCGACCCCATCGTGTACCTGCAGAAGATGTTCTTCGTCGCCGCCCTGTTCATGCTCGTCCAGATCTTCCGGGGGCACGGCCTGCCGCTCATCGTCGGCCCGTCGACGGTGATCCTCATCGGGATCCTGTCGAGCCCCGGCGCGCGGCCGCAGGCGCTCCACACGGCGATCCTCCTGGGCGGCCTGCTGCTCGCCATCCTGGCCTGGACGGGCCTCTTCGGGAAGATCCGCGAACTCTTCACCCGGCGCGTCGTGGCCGTCGTGCTGCTGCTCATTGCCTTCACCCTGACGCCGACGATCATCCGGCTGATCACCGGCGGGGGCGCCGAGCCGCGCGCGAGCATCCTGTTCGCGTTCGTCATGAGCCTTGCGATGCTGGTCCTGTACCGGCTGCTGGGCGGCGTCTGGCGCTCGACGCTGATCCTCACCGCCACGGTGGCGGGCACCGTCGCCTGGCATTTCCTCTTCCCCGCCGCGGCCGCCGGCGGGCCCGCCGCCCCCGCTGCGCTTCTCTCTTCGTTCTTCAGGGGCTTCACGACGGAGCTCGCCTTCGACCCCGGGCTGCTGGCGGCGTTCCTCGTCTGCTTTCTCGCCCTGGCCGTCAACGACATCGGCTCCATCGAGTCGATGAGCGTCTTCGTGAGCGGGGGCGACCGGGGCGGGAGGCTCCGCAGGGGCATCCTGGTGACGGGGCTGACGAACATGGCCGCGGGCTTTCTCGGCATCGTGGGCCAGGTCAACTACTCCCTGAGCCCGGGGGTCGTCGCCTCCTCGAGGTGCCTGTCGCGCCACGCGCTGGTGCCGGCGGCGCTCCTGATGCTGGCCGTCGCGTTCTCGCCTGCCGCCATTTCCGTCATGGAGGCCGTGCCGCCCGTCGTGGTGGGCAGCGCGATGCTCTACATCCTCTGCGCCCAGATGGCCGCGGGGATCATGATGCTGACGGAGGGCGAAGGGGCCGGGGGCCTCAACGGCGGCCTCGTGGTGGGAATCCCGCTGCTCGTTGCCGTCGTGGTGGCCTTCCTGCCCGCGGGCATCGTCGAGGCATGGCCGCCCGTCATCCGGCCCGTGGCGGGCAACAGCTTCGTCATGGGCGTGCTGGCGGTTCTCTTCCTGGAGCACGGCCTGTTCCGGGCTGACGGCAAGCCGGGTGCCCCGGGCGAGCGGAAGGGGGGTCGCACATGA
- the hcp gene encoding hydroxylamine reductase produces the protein MFCYQCEQTAKGEACTKGGVCGKPHDVAALQDLLIHGLIGLSTAATEARRMGIADREADVFTVKALFSTLTNVNFDAERFVSLIGQAVKTRDSLIGKVKAAGGRLDPAADALAFKPAGTLEGLVAQGENAGLQSYPAASADILSLKHTLLFGTKGIAAYADHAQILGQEDPAVFAFVHEALASLADGKITLEAALGLVLKCGEMNLRTMELLDAANTGAYGHPVPTSVSLGAKRGKAILVSGHDLKDLEALLRQTEGTGINIYTHGEMLPSHGYPGLKKYGHLAGHYGTAWQNQAKEFAEFPGAILMTTNCIQRPQPAYRDNIFTTGLVGWPGIPHISDRDFGPVIRRALELPGFTADGAGKSVMVGFARNAVMGVAGQVIEAVKGKKIRHFFLVAGCDGAKPGRNYYTQFVEQVPADCVVLTLACGKFRFFDKELGAIGGIPRLLDIGQCNDAYSAVQIALALSKAFGVGVNELPLSMVLSWYEQKAAAILLTLLYLGIKDIRLGPSLPAFITPGVLDVLVKNFGIKPITTPEADLKAILG, from the coding sequence ATGTTCTGTTACCAGTGCGAGCAAACGGCGAAGGGCGAGGCCTGCACGAAGGGGGGCGTCTGCGGCAAGCCGCACGACGTGGCCGCCCTGCAGGACCTCCTGATCCACGGACTCATCGGGCTCTCGACCGCGGCGACCGAGGCAAGGAGAATGGGAATCGCCGATCGCGAGGCCGACGTCTTCACGGTCAAGGCGCTCTTCTCGACCCTGACCAACGTAAACTTCGACGCGGAGCGCTTCGTGAGCCTCATCGGGCAGGCCGTGAAAACCCGCGACAGCCTCATCGGCAAGGTGAAGGCCGCCGGCGGACGCCTCGACCCTGCCGCCGATGCGCTTGCCTTCAAGCCCGCCGGCACCCTCGAGGGACTCGTCGCCCAGGGCGAAAACGCCGGGCTGCAATCCTACCCGGCGGCAAGCGCCGACATCCTCTCTCTCAAGCACACCCTGCTCTTCGGCACCAAGGGCATCGCGGCCTACGCGGACCACGCCCAGATCCTCGGCCAGGAGGACCCGGCCGTCTTCGCCTTCGTCCACGAGGCGCTGGCCTCGCTGGCCGACGGCAAGATCACCCTCGAGGCGGCCTTGGGGCTCGTTCTCAAGTGCGGCGAGATGAACCTGCGCACGATGGAGCTGCTCGATGCGGCCAACACGGGCGCCTACGGCCACCCGGTGCCCACGTCCGTGTCCCTGGGCGCGAAGAGGGGAAAGGCCATCCTGGTCTCCGGCCACGACCTGAAGGACCTGGAGGCACTGCTCCGGCAGACCGAGGGCACGGGGATCAACATCTACACGCACGGCGAGATGCTCCCGAGCCACGGCTACCCCGGGCTCAAGAAATACGGCCACCTGGCGGGTCATTACGGCACGGCCTGGCAGAACCAGGCGAAGGAGTTCGCCGAGTTCCCCGGCGCGATCCTGATGACGACCAACTGCATCCAGCGCCCCCAGCCGGCCTACAGGGACAACATCTTCACGACGGGCCTCGTGGGATGGCCCGGCATTCCGCACATCTCGGATCGCGACTTCGGCCCGGTCATCCGGCGGGCCCTCGAGCTCCCGGGCTTCACGGCGGACGGCGCCGGGAAGTCCGTCATGGTGGGCTTCGCCCGCAACGCCGTCATGGGCGTGGCCGGCCAGGTCATCGAGGCCGTGAAGGGAAAGAAGATCCGGCACTTCTTCCTGGTAGCCGGCTGCGACGGCGCCAAGCCCGGCCGCAACTACTACACGCAGTTCGTCGAGCAGGTGCCCGCGGACTGCGTCGTGCTGACCCTGGCCTGCGGGAAGTTCCGCTTCTTCGACAAGGAGCTCGGCGCCATCGGCGGCATCCCGAGGCTGCTCGACATCGGCCAGTGCAACGACGCCTACTCGGCCGTCCAGATCGCCCTGGCCCTCTCGAAGGCCTTCGGCGTGGGCGTCAACGAGCTTCCCCTGTCGATGGTCCTCTCCTGGTACGAGCAGAAGGCGGCCGCCATCCTGCTGACCCTGCTCTACCTGGGGATCAAGGACATCCGCCTGGGCCCGTCGCTGCCGGCCTTCATCACGCCGGGCGTGCTCGACGTGCTCGTGAAGAACTTCGGCATCAAGCCGATCACGACCCCCGAGGCGGACCTCAAGGCGATTCTGGGATAA
- a CDS encoding polysaccharide deacetylase family protein, which translates to MKPAFLIAAFLLFVPITVSASEQDQPSSRGAIVRDATPSAQTAPAAPAIRKKVRHPAAEAPVPPPAFEAPPVPKSPAAKAAPSPEQIRKRQIVAAYRDKAPREWGERVEGVRTRLDTAEPVIALTLDACGGPRGGRADTALIEYLQREKIPATLFVSGSWIDANAALFRKLAADPLFEIGNHGLAHRPCSVNGRSAYGIRGTGSVAELVDEIEKNGRKIEAATGQRPKFYRPGTAYCDEVAVTVAGELGYEVVNYTVLGDAGATWPREKVRDALLKAGHGDIVILHMNQPRSGTAAGVMDAVPLLREKGFRFVKLSEYPLR; encoded by the coding sequence ATGAAGCCAGCGTTCCTGATCGCTGCGTTCCTCCTTTTCGTTCCCATCACCGTGTCGGCTTCCGAGCAGGATCAGCCCTCCTCGAGAGGGGCGATCGTGCGGGATGCGACGCCTTCCGCCCAGACAGCGCCCGCCGCGCCTGCGATACGGAAAAAAGTGAGACACCCCGCGGCAGAGGCGCCCGTCCCGCCCCCCGCCTTCGAGGCCCCGCCGGTACCGAAATCCCCGGCAGCGAAGGCTGCGCCGAGTCCCGAGCAGATCAGGAAGAGACAGATCGTCGCCGCCTACCGGGACAAGGCCCCCCGGGAGTGGGGCGAGCGGGTTGAGGGCGTCCGGACGCGCCTCGACACGGCCGAGCCGGTCATCGCGCTGACCCTCGATGCCTGCGGGGGCCCGCGGGGAGGCCGCGCCGACACGGCCCTCATCGAGTATCTGCAGAGGGAAAAGATCCCCGCCACCCTGTTCGTGAGCGGAAGCTGGATCGACGCCAACGCCGCCCTGTTCCGGAAGCTGGCCGCCGACCCCCTTTTCGAGATCGGCAACCACGGCCTTGCGCACAGGCCCTGCTCCGTCAACGGCAGGTCGGCCTACGGCATCCGGGGGACGGGCAGCGTCGCGGAGCTGGTCGACGAGATCGAGAAAAACGGCCGCAAGATCGAGGCCGCCACGGGACAGAGGCCGAAATTCTACCGGCCCGGCACGGCGTACTGTGACGAGGTGGCCGTGACGGTGGCAGGCGAGCTGGGCTACGAGGTGGTCAACTACACCGTGCTGGGCGATGCAGGGGCGACGTGGCCGCGGGAGAAAGTGAGGGATGCCCTGCTGAAGGCCGGACACGGGGACATCGTCATCCTGCACATGAACCAGCCCCGGAGCGGCACGGCGGCCGGGGTGATGGACGCCGTGCCCCTGCTGAGGGAGAAGGGGTTCAGGTTCGTGAAGCTGTCGGAGTACCCGCTCCGCTGA
- a CDS encoding OFA family MFS transporter translates to MSNENLESKRWVIAIAGVVIMTILGTVYAWSVFVKPIVAAQGWDMAVVSRVFMLIIGTIGVSAAFGGMLVDRKGPKFVALLGSLLYGIGVLLGGVALHTGNIWILFFGYGLVAGVGNGLAYVVPIATLIRWFPDRRGFITGLAVMGFGLGAFFIGMIVPGLINQIGVANAFLVLGVIYLVCNLLAAVTLRNPPAGWLPEGFTPPASTVSAADSFSWTEARRTPQWYMIWGMLFLNVTAGMGLLSKLSPMAQEVIRVARSIDDPAKLAVLGGYILAWASVFNGLGRLFWAAVSDMIGRKNVFLVMFLSQAILYVTLPQIDSVLMFTVIACYLLSCLGGGFAVMPAFAADSFGPTFIGKVYGFVLTAWGAAGVVGGFVFAQFDKTQSLYTAAACLSLGFIITLMFRRPKHVSYYKLGSTP, encoded by the coding sequence ATGAGCAACGAGAATCTCGAGAGCAAGCGATGGGTCATCGCCATCGCGGGTGTCGTGATCATGACGATCCTGGGCACGGTGTACGCCTGGTCCGTCTTCGTCAAACCCATCGTGGCCGCGCAGGGATGGGACATGGCCGTCGTGTCGCGGGTCTTCATGCTGATCATCGGCACGATCGGCGTCTCCGCGGCCTTCGGCGGCATGCTCGTGGACAGGAAGGGGCCGAAATTCGTCGCCCTCCTGGGATCCCTGCTCTACGGCATCGGCGTGCTGCTGGGCGGTGTGGCGCTTCACACGGGCAATATCTGGATTCTCTTCTTCGGCTACGGCCTCGTCGCCGGCGTGGGCAACGGGCTTGCCTACGTGGTGCCCATCGCCACCCTGATCCGCTGGTTTCCCGACAGGCGCGGGTTCATCACGGGACTGGCGGTCATGGGCTTCGGCCTCGGCGCCTTCTTCATCGGCATGATCGTGCCGGGCCTGATCAATCAAATCGGCGTGGCCAACGCGTTCCTGGTCCTGGGGGTCATTTATCTGGTCTGTAATCTGCTGGCGGCCGTGACCCTGCGAAACCCGCCCGCCGGATGGCTTCCCGAAGGCTTCACGCCCCCGGCCAGCACGGTCAGCGCGGCCGATTCGTTCAGCTGGACGGAAGCCCGCAGGACACCGCAGTGGTACATGATCTGGGGCATGCTCTTCCTGAATGTCACCGCCGGCATGGGGCTTCTGTCCAAGCTTTCGCCCATGGCGCAGGAAGTCATCCGGGTCGCCCGCAGTATCGACGATCCGGCCAAGCTCGCCGTCCTGGGAGGGTACATCCTGGCCTGGGCCTCCGTGTTCAACGGTCTCGGGCGCCTGTTCTGGGCTGCCGTCTCCGACATGATCGGCCGCAAGAACGTGTTCCTGGTCATGTTTCTCTCGCAGGCGATTCTCTACGTGACGCTGCCGCAGATCGACAGCGTCCTGATGTTCACCGTCATTGCCTGCTACCTGCTTTCCTGTCTCGGCGGGGGGTTTGCCGTCATGCCCGCTTTCGCGGCGGATTCGTTCGGCCCGACCTTTATCGGCAAGGTCTACGGCTTCGTCCTGACGGCATGGGGTGCAGCCGGTGTCGTGGGGGGGTTTGTGTTCGCGCAGTTTGACAAGACGCAGTCCCTCTACACCGCGGCCGCCTGTCTGTCGCTGGGCTTCATCATCACCCTGATGTTCAGGCGGCCCAAGCACGTATCCTATTACAAGCTGGGCAGCACCCCCTGA
- a CDS encoding transcription termination factor Rho, with protein MEKEKQLEKLTVKELREMALEMGGITGVTAMKKEELIAAIRAAKGLPVKQTRERPVDTVLEIKRRIRECRAQREELRGAGRRADASRLNRKISRLKKKTRRLARKAAGKAAEKPA; from the coding sequence ATGGAAAAAGAAAAGCAGTTGGAGAAGCTGACAGTCAAGGAACTCAGGGAGATGGCCCTGGAGATGGGAGGCATCACCGGGGTCACGGCGATGAAGAAGGAGGAGCTGATCGCCGCCATCCGGGCGGCCAAGGGCCTCCCGGTGAAGCAGACCCGGGAAAGGCCCGTGGACACGGTTTTGGAGATCAAGAGGCGGATCCGGGAATGCCGGGCGCAGCGCGAGGAACTCCGCGGGGCGGGCAGACGCGCAGACGCCTCGCGGCTCAACAGGAAGATCAGCCGCCTGAAGAAGAAGACGAGAAGGCTCGCGCGCAAGGCGGCCGGAAAGGCGGCGGAGAAGCCGGCGTAG
- a CDS encoding Crp/Fnr family transcriptional regulator, whose amino-acid sequence MNIQSFLSRLPLFRGLPEEDLKALAGIVQERSYAAGEAIFREGDRAAGLNLVFSGRVKIYKLSPNGREQVLHVMGPGEPFAEVPVFQGGHYPASAGAIEASRVLFIPRDGLTDMIRKNPALALDMLAVLARRLREFAAAIENLSLRGVPERLSAYLLHVSDQEKGAAEFELGIKKGLLANLLGTTGESVSRVFAKMAQAGILRVQGRRIAILDRRALADVAAARRTLD is encoded by the coding sequence GTGAACATCCAATCCTTCCTGTCCCGCCTTCCCCTGTTCAGAGGCCTTCCCGAAGAGGACCTGAAGGCCCTTGCGGGCATCGTCCAGGAGCGGTCGTACGCCGCGGGGGAGGCGATCTTTCGGGAAGGCGACCGCGCGGCGGGGCTCAACCTCGTCTTCTCGGGCCGGGTGAAGATCTACAAACTCTCCCCGAACGGCAGGGAGCAGGTCCTGCACGTCATGGGGCCCGGCGAGCCCTTCGCCGAGGTCCCCGTCTTCCAGGGGGGCCACTACCCGGCGAGCGCCGGGGCCATCGAGGCGAGCCGCGTGCTCTTCATCCCCCGTGACGGCCTCACCGACATGATCCGGAAGAACCCGGCCCTGGCCCTGGACATGCTGGCGGTGCTTGCGCGGCGCCTGAGGGAATTCGCCGCCGCGATCGAGAACCTTTCATTGCGCGGCGTGCCGGAGCGGCTCTCGGCCTACCTGCTGCACGTCAGCGACCAGGAGAAGGGGGCGGCCGAATTCGAGCTGGGCATCAAGAAGGGGCTGCTGGCCAACCTGCTCGGGACGACGGGGGAGTCGGTCTCCCGGGTGTTCGCGAAGATGGCGCAGGCCGGGATCCTCCGCGTGCAGGGGAGGAGAATCGCCATCCTCGACCGCAGGGCGCTGGCCGACGTGGCCGCGGCGAGGCGGACACTGGACTGA
- a CDS encoding 4Fe-4S binding protein produces MKAKRPIIEISEELCNGCGLCVPACAEGAIEIVNGKARLVKDMFCDGLGACLGECPTGALRIVEREADAFDERAVHAHLAKTEMKKAPPAIDSAACGCPSATLQTFAPGPKKTRPAGAAGPSGSALSHWPVQIRLIPPTAPFLKDGDLLVAADCVPAAYAEFHRDFLEGRVLLLGCPKFDDKAEYLQRFTDIFRANDIRSVKVLRMEVPCCSSLLPIVTEAAHRAGKNVPVEEAVITRRGEVAP; encoded by the coding sequence ATGAAAGCGAAGCGACCCATCATCGAGATCAGCGAAGAGCTCTGCAATGGCTGCGGCCTCTGCGTCCCGGCCTGCGCGGAGGGGGCCATCGAGATCGTCAACGGCAAGGCCAGGCTCGTGAAGGACATGTTCTGCGACGGCCTGGGCGCCTGCCTGGGCGAGTGCCCGACGGGGGCCCTCAGGATCGTCGAGCGCGAGGCCGATGCCTTCGACGAGAGGGCCGTGCACGCGCACCTGGCCAAGACAGAGATGAAGAAGGCGCCCCCTGCCATCGACTCTGCGGCGTGCGGCTGCCCGTCGGCGACCCTGCAAACCTTCGCCCCGGGCCCGAAGAAGACCCGGCCGGCTGGGGCCGCCGGGCCGTCCGGTTCGGCCCTGTCCCACTGGCCCGTCCAGATCCGTCTGATCCCGCCGACGGCGCCCTTCCTGAAGGACGGCGACCTGCTGGTGGCGGCCGACTGCGTGCCCGCGGCCTACGCCGAATTCCACCGCGACTTCCTCGAGGGCCGCGTGCTGCTGCTGGGCTGCCCGAAGTTCGACGACAAGGCCGAGTACCTGCAGCGCTTCACCGACATCTTCCGGGCCAACGACATCCGGAGCGTCAAGGTCCTCCGGATGGAGGTGCCCTGCTGCTCCTCCCTGCTGCCCATCGTGACCGAGGCGGCGCACCGTGCCGGCAAGAACGTCCCCGTGGAAGAGGCTGTCATCACCCGCCGGGGAGAGGTCGCCCCGTAG